One genomic window of Aquisalimonas sp. 2447 includes the following:
- a CDS encoding cold-shock protein → MEERETGTVKWFDAAKGYGFIAREAGDDVFVHFRAIRGTGYRTLEDGQQVEFGVVKGQKGLQADDVVPVG, encoded by the coding sequence ATGGAAGAACGAGAAACGGGTACGGTGAAGTGGTTTGACGCGGCCAAGGGCTACGGTTTCATTGCCCGTGAGGCCGGGGATGACGTGTTCGTGCACTTCCGTGCCATCCGCGGCACCGGCTACCGGACACTGGAAGACGGTCAGCAGGTGGAATTCGGTGTCGTGAAGGGTCAGAAAGGCCTGCAGGCCGATGACGTGGTTCCCGTCGGCTGA
- the pnp gene encoding polyribonucleotide nucleotidyltransferase: MESVKKSFQYGEHTVSLETGAIARQATGAVLVNMADTVVLVTVVSKNESGAQRDFLPLTVNYQERTYAAGKIPGGFFKREGRPSEKETLTCRLIDRPIRPLFPEGFYNEVQVIATVISMNPDVDPDIPALIGTSAALAISGIPFDGPIGAARVGYKDGEYLLNPGFSSLEESDLDLVVAGTKDAVLMVESEASELPEKVMLDAVLFGHEQMQKAISCINELAAEAGKPRWDWQPAPKDETLAEKVRTQFEAPLREAYSVAEKTERNEKVNALRDQAVDAFASEDEEGGPTKQDVVGAFKGIEKKIVRGRIIEGQPRIDGRDNQTVRSIDIEVGTLPRTHGSSIFTRGETQAVVVTTLGTGRDAQIVDAIEGERKEPFMLHYNFPPYCVGETGFMGGPKRREIGHGKLAKRGVQAVMPSAEECPYVIRVVSEITESNGSSSMATVCGTSLSLMDAGVPVKAPVAGIAMGLIKEGDDFAVLSDILGDEDHLGDMDFKVAGTDNGVTALQMDIKINGITREIMEKALEQANSGRMHILGEMKKVIGEPRSDMSEYAPRLLTMRIDPERIRDVIGKGGSTIRQLTEETGANIDISDEGVVTIASVDKAAGEEAKRRVEELTSDIEVGKVYEGRVVKLMDFGAFVSILPGKDGLVHISQISNERVTQVSDELSEGDVVKVKVLEVDRQGRVRLSMKAVDEADAG, from the coding sequence GTGGAATCAGTAAAGAAGTCTTTCCAGTACGGCGAACACACGGTCTCCCTTGAAACCGGTGCCATTGCCCGGCAGGCCACTGGCGCGGTGCTGGTGAATATGGCCGATACCGTGGTCCTGGTGACCGTGGTGAGCAAGAACGAGTCCGGCGCGCAGCGGGACTTCCTGCCGCTCACGGTGAACTACCAGGAACGCACCTACGCCGCCGGCAAGATCCCGGGCGGTTTCTTCAAGCGCGAGGGGCGCCCCTCCGAGAAGGAAACGCTTACCTGCCGCCTGATCGATCGGCCGATCCGTCCACTCTTTCCCGAAGGGTTCTACAACGAGGTGCAGGTGATCGCCACGGTGATCTCCATGAACCCGGACGTGGACCCGGACATTCCGGCCCTGATCGGCACCTCTGCGGCCCTGGCCATCTCCGGGATTCCCTTCGACGGCCCGATCGGCGCGGCACGCGTCGGCTACAAGGATGGCGAATACCTGCTTAACCCCGGCTTCTCCAGCCTGGAAGAGTCGGACCTGGACCTCGTGGTCGCCGGCACCAAGGATGCCGTGCTGATGGTCGAGTCCGAAGCCAGTGAGCTGCCCGAGAAGGTCATGCTTGACGCCGTACTGTTCGGGCACGAGCAGATGCAGAAGGCCATCAGCTGCATCAACGAGCTGGCCGCCGAAGCCGGCAAACCGCGCTGGGACTGGCAGCCGGCACCCAAGGACGAAACGCTGGCCGAGAAGGTCAGGACGCAGTTCGAGGCCCCGTTGCGCGAAGCCTACAGCGTCGCCGAGAAGACGGAGCGCAATGAAAAGGTCAACGCCCTGCGGGACCAGGCCGTCGACGCCTTTGCCTCGGAAGACGAGGAAGGTGGCCCGACGAAGCAGGACGTGGTCGGTGCCTTCAAGGGCATCGAGAAGAAGATCGTGCGCGGGCGCATCATCGAAGGACAGCCCCGCATCGATGGTCGAGACAACCAGACGGTGCGGTCCATCGACATCGAGGTGGGGACGCTGCCGCGCACCCACGGCTCGTCCATCTTCACCCGTGGCGAAACCCAGGCCGTGGTGGTCACCACCCTGGGCACCGGTCGGGACGCGCAGATCGTCGATGCCATCGAAGGCGAGCGCAAAGAGCCCTTCATGCTGCACTACAACTTCCCGCCTTACTGCGTTGGCGAGACCGGCTTCATGGGTGGGCCCAAGCGCCGCGAAATCGGTCACGGCAAGTTGGCCAAGCGGGGCGTGCAGGCGGTGATGCCGTCCGCCGAAGAGTGCCCCTACGTCATTCGCGTGGTGTCCGAGATCACCGAGTCCAACGGCTCCAGTTCCATGGCCACCGTGTGTGGTACCAGCCTGTCGCTGATGGATGCCGGTGTGCCGGTGAAAGCGCCGGTGGCAGGTATTGCCATGGGCCTGATCAAGGAAGGCGATGACTTCGCAGTGCTCTCGGACATCCTTGGTGACGAGGATCACCTGGGCGACATGGATTTCAAGGTGGCCGGCACCGACAATGGTGTCACTGCCTTGCAGATGGACATCAAGATCAACGGCATCACCCGCGAGATCATGGAGAAGGCCCTGGAGCAGGCGAACAGCGGCCGGATGCACATCCTGGGCGAGATGAAAAAGGTGATCGGCGAGCCGCGTTCGGACATGTCCGAATATGCGCCACGTCTGCTCACCATGCGTATCGATCCCGAGCGCATCCGGGACGTCATCGGCAAGGGCGGCTCCACCATCCGCCAGCTCACCGAGGAGACCGGTGCCAACATCGACATCTCCGACGAGGGCGTGGTGACCATTGCCTCGGTGGACAAGGCCGCCGGCGAGGAGGCCAAGCGGCGCGTCGAGGAACTGACTTCCGACATCGAAGTGGGGAAGGTCTACGAAGGTCGTGTGGTCAAACTCATGGATTTCGGCGCCTTCGTCAGCATCCTGCCGGGCAAGGACGGCCTGGTGCACATCTCCCAGATCTCCAACGAGCGCGTGACCCAGGTGTCCGACGAGCTCAGCGAGGGGGATGTGGTCAAGGTCAAGGTGCTGGAAGTCGATCGCCAGGGGCGTGTGCGCTTGAGCATGAAAGCGGTGGACGAAGCCGACGCCGGCTGA
- the truB gene encoding tRNA pseudouridine(55) synthase TruB, whose translation MAARHQRRKVNGILLLDKPAGGTSNKVLQRVKWLFSARKAGHTGSLDPLATGLLPLCFGEATKISGFLLDADKHYRVRCRLGQTTNTADAEGELLRERPVPALDEATVGDVLQRFLGEQEQVPPMYSAVKHHGERLYRIARRGEEVERKARRIRVRALALVELGQAELTLDVHCSKGTYVRTLAEEIGEALGCGAHVTVLRRTGLGPFTGQPMVTMEQVEAAAEQGFGALDELLLPSETGLVDWPRVTLDADSAHFLRLGQAVFVPRAPDAEWLRLFGPDGFLGMGVMLDDGRVAPRRLMAVN comes from the coding sequence GTGGCAGCACGACATCAGCGACGCAAGGTGAACGGCATTCTGCTGCTGGACAAGCCCGCCGGCGGCACGTCCAACAAGGTGCTGCAACGCGTGAAGTGGCTGTTCAGCGCCCGCAAGGCCGGGCATACCGGCAGCCTGGACCCCCTGGCCACCGGTCTCCTGCCGCTGTGTTTCGGTGAGGCCACCAAGATTTCCGGTTTCCTGCTGGATGCGGACAAGCACTACCGCGTGCGCTGCCGGCTCGGGCAGACCACCAACACCGCGGATGCCGAGGGCGAACTCCTGCGTGAGCGCCCGGTGCCGGCACTGGACGAAGCCACTGTCGGAGACGTGCTGCAGCGTTTTCTGGGTGAGCAGGAACAGGTACCGCCCATGTACTCGGCGGTGAAGCATCACGGCGAGCGCCTCTACCGCATCGCCCGTCGCGGTGAAGAGGTCGAGCGCAAGGCCCGTCGGATCCGGGTTCGGGCCCTGGCGCTGGTCGAGCTCGGACAGGCAGAGCTCACCCTGGACGTACACTGCTCCAAGGGCACCTATGTGCGCACGCTGGCAGAGGAGATCGGCGAGGCTCTGGGGTGCGGTGCCCATGTGACGGTGCTGCGCCGTACTGGCCTCGGCCCCTTCACCGGCCAGCCAATGGTGACCATGGAACAGGTCGAGGCCGCCGCAGAACAGGGCTTCGGTGCGCTGGACGAACTGCTGCTGCCATCTGAAACCGGGCTGGTAGACTGGCCCAGGGTCACTCTGGACGCCGACAGTGCCCACTTTCTGCGTCTCGGCCAGGCGGTGTTCGTGCCCCGGGCGCCGGACGCGGAGTGGCTGCGGCTGTTCGGACCGGACGGTTTTCTGGGTATGGGCGTGATGCTGGATGACGGCCGGGTGGCGCCGCGGCGGCTCATGGCCGTAAATTAG
- the rbfA gene encoding 30S ribosome-binding factor RbfA, with product MAKETPRTRRVAEQLQRELAETIRDEIRDPRVGSVTVSGVQVGRDLAHAKVYMTVLGADAAASEEAASVLNNAAGFLRRELARRVRLRTVPAMRFIRDPSFDRGAHLTNLIDRAVDEDAERGNNE from the coding sequence ATGGCGAAGGAAACTCCCCGTACCCGGCGTGTTGCAGAGCAGCTCCAGCGAGAGCTGGCGGAAACCATCCGCGATGAAATCCGGGATCCCCGCGTGGGCTCGGTGACCGTCTCCGGCGTCCAGGTTGGACGAGACCTGGCGCACGCGAAGGTGTACATGACCGTGCTGGGCGCCGATGCCGCCGCCAGTGAGGAGGCGGCATCGGTGCTGAACAATGCCGCGGGTTTCCTGCGCCGGGAGCTGGCGCGCAGGGTGCGGCTGCGGACCGTTCCAGCCATGAGGTTCATCCGCGACCCGTCCTTTGATCGCGGCGCCCATCTGACCAATCTCATCGATCGCGCGGTGGACGAAGACGCCGAGCGTGGCAACAACGAGTGA
- the rpsO gene encoding 30S ribosomal protein S15: MSLTAEKKSEIVNEHKRSEGDTGSPEVQIALLTHRIAHLTQHFADHKQDHHSRRGLLKLVNQRRKLLDYLNRKDRERYQAIVAKLGLRK; this comes from the coding sequence ATGTCGCTGACGGCCGAAAAGAAATCGGAGATCGTGAACGAGCACAAGCGCTCGGAAGGGGATACCGGTTCCCCGGAAGTCCAGATCGCGCTGCTTACTCACCGCATCGCCCACCTCACCCAGCACTTCGCGGATCACAAGCAGGATCACCACTCCCGCCGGGGTCTGCTGAAGCTGGTGAACCAGCGTCGCAAGCTGCTCGACTATCTGAATCGTAAGGATCGCGAGCGCTATCAGGCGATCGTGGCCAAGCTCGGTCTGCGCAAGTAA
- a CDS encoding hydrolase, translated as MSHETRESGRHGAIADNGFRSPWWLRSGHAQTMWAGGLRRGPDVSLEREALPLQDGDHLQLFWGAPAQGPAVIVLHGLGGSAESPYVRGLLRELQTRGFQAVVMQFRGAGEHLNAGPRFFHAGAVEDVEATVSHVRQRLPGRRTAMVGFSMGGIMTLNWLGAAGGRAGLDAAITISTPLALAECADYLGSGFRRVYDRHLVRGLRQLVQRKLAQQALPVDPTALRRARSLREFDDRITGPLHGFRDAADYYSRCSPTRILGAIQVPTRIIHALDDPFIPASSLPSVRELSPEVRMEVSERGGHVGFVAGSGPARPHYWLDTAIAGRLESMLGSGNTSGTPDTRRPPDGGLLESAG; from the coding sequence ATGTCACATGAAACCAGGGAATCCGGGCGCCACGGCGCCATCGCCGATAATGGCTTCCGCTCACCCTGGTGGCTCCGCAGCGGACACGCCCAGACCATGTGGGCCGGTGGGCTTCGCCGTGGCCCCGATGTTTCCCTGGAACGGGAAGCACTGCCGCTGCAGGATGGCGACCACCTGCAACTGTTCTGGGGAGCACCCGCGCAAGGCCCGGCGGTCATCGTGCTGCACGGCCTCGGCGGTTCCGCCGAATCACCGTATGTGCGGGGGCTCTTACGGGAGCTGCAGACGCGGGGTTTTCAGGCTGTCGTGATGCAGTTCCGCGGGGCTGGCGAGCATCTCAATGCGGGGCCGCGGTTTTTCCATGCCGGCGCCGTGGAGGACGTGGAGGCCACGGTGAGCCATGTGCGCCAACGCCTGCCCGGGCGCCGGACGGCCATGGTGGGTTTTTCCATGGGTGGCATCATGACGCTGAACTGGCTGGGTGCTGCCGGGGGCCGCGCCGGATTGGACGCTGCGATCACCATCTCCACACCGTTGGCCCTGGCCGAATGCGCTGATTACCTCGGCTCCGGATTCCGTCGCGTCTACGACCGCCACCTGGTCCGTGGTCTGCGTCAGTTGGTCCAACGGAAGCTCGCCCAGCAGGCACTGCCGGTCGACCCGACAGCGCTGCGGCGGGCGCGCAGCCTGCGGGAGTTTGATGATCGTATTACCGGGCCACTGCACGGATTCCGTGATGCGGCGGACTATTACAGCCGCTGTTCACCAACCCGGATCCTGGGTGCGATCCAGGTCCCAACGCGCATCATCCACGCGCTGGATGACCCGTTCATCCCCGCATCGTCGTTGCCATCAGTGCGGGAGCTGTCGCCGGAAGTCCGCATGGAGGTGAGTGAGCGGGGCGGGCACGTCGGTTTCGTCGCCGGATCGGGACCGGCACGGCCCCACTACTGGCTGGACACTGCAATCGCCGGGCGGCTGGAGTCGATGCTCGGCTCCGGGAACACAAGCGGTACCCCGGACACAAGAAGACCCCCGGACGGAGGCCTTCTCGAATCGGCCGGTTAG